A DNA window from Drosophila sechellia strain sech25 chromosome X, ASM438219v1, whole genome shotgun sequence contains the following coding sequences:
- the LOC6612336 gene encoding serine hydroxymethyltransferase, cytosolic → MQRARSTLSQKLRFFLSRDLNTKVANPVNFDTRKLSGALTRVAAKKQPSPPSPFLPAIRRYSDSKQSTLKNMADQKMLQTPLAQGDPELAELIKKEKERQREGLEMIASENFTSVAVLESLSSCLTNKYSEGYPGKRYYGGNEYIDRIELLAQQRGRELFNLDGEKWGVNVQPYSGSPANLAVYTGVCRPHDRIMGLDLPDGGHLTHGFFTPTKKISATSIFFESMPYKVNPETGIIDYDKLAEAAKNFRPQIIIAGISCYSRLLDYARFRQICDDVGAYLMADMAHVAGIVAAGLIPSPFEWADIVTTTTHKTLRGPRAGVIFFRKGVRSTKANGDKVLYDLEERINQAVFPSLQGGPHNNAVAGIATAFKQAKSAEFKAYQTQVLKNAKVLCDGLISRGYQVATGGTDVHLVLVDVRKAGLTGAKAEYILEEVGIACNKNTVPGDKSALNPSGIRLGTPALTTRGLAEQDIEQVVAFIDAALKVGVQAAKQAGSPKITDYHKTLAENVELKGQVDEIRKNVAQFSRKFPLPGLETL, encoded by the exons ATGCAGCGGGCGCGCTCTACACTGTCACAAAAGCTTCGGTTTTTCCTTAGTCGGGACCTGAACACCAAAGTTGCCAACCCGGTAAACTTCGATACCAGAAAGCTGAGCGGAGCTTTAACTCGCGTCGCCGCCAAAAAACAACcatcaccaccatcaccattCTTGCCGGCGATCAGACGATATTCGGACTCCAAACAGAGCACTTTGAAG AACATGGCCGATCAGAAAATGCTGCAAACCCCGCTGGCACAGGGCGATCCGGAGCTGGCCGAGCTGATCAAGAAGGAGAAGGAGCGCCAGCGCGAGGGTCTCGAGATGATCGCCAGTGAGAACTTCACCTCGGTGGCGGTCCTCGAGAGCCTGAGCTCCTGCCTGACCAACAAGTACTCCGAGGGATATCCCGGCAAGAG ATACTACGGTGGCAACGAGTACATCGACCGCATTGAGCTGCTCGCCCAGCAACGCGGACGCGAGCTGTTCAACCTGGACGGTGAGAAGTGGGGCGTTAATGTGCAGCCTTACTCCGGATCCCCGGCCAATCTGGCTGTCTACACGGGCGTCTGCCGGCCCCACGATCGCATCATGGGTCTGGATCTGCCCGATGGCGGCCACTTGACGCACGGTTTCTTCACGCCCACCAAGAAGATATCGGCCACATCGATCTTCTTCGAGAGCATGCCGTACAAAGTGAACCCGGAGACGGGTATCATCGACTACGACAAGTTGGCGGAGGCGGCCAAGAACTTCCGTCCGCAGATCATCATTGCCGGCATCTCGTGCTACTCCCGTTTGCTGGACTACGCCCGTTTCCGTCAGATTTGCGATGATGTGGGCGCCTACCTGATGGCCGACATGGCCCATGTGGCGGGCATTGTGGCCGCCGGATTGATACCATCGCCGTTCGAGTGGGCCGACATTGTGACCACCACCACGCACAAGACGCTGCGAGGTCCGCGCGCCGGCGTGATCTTCTTCCGCAAGGGCGTGCGCAGCACCAAGGCCAATGGAGACAAGGTACTCTACGATCTGGAGGAGCGCATCAACCAGGCGGTGTTCCCATCACTCCAGGGGGGTCCGCACAACAACGCCGTCGCTGGCATTGCCACCGCCTTCAAGCAGGCCAAGAGTGCCGAATTCAAGGCATACCAGACGCAGGTGCTCAAGAATGCCAAGGTCCTGTGCGATGGCCTCATCTCGCGAGGCTATCAGGTGGCCACCGGCGGCACCGACGTCCATTTGGTGCTGGTCGATGTGCGCAAGGCTGGTCTGACCGGCGCCAAGGCCGAGTACATCCTCGAGGAGGTGGGCATCGCCTGCAACAAGAACACTGTGCCCGGCGACAAGTCCGCCTTGAATCCCTCGGGCATCCGGCTGGGCACACCTGCCCTGACCACTCGCGGCCTCGCCGAGCAGGACATCGAGCAGGTTGTGGCCTTCATCGATGCTGCCCTGAAGGTGGGCGTCCAGGCAGCCAAGCAGGCCGGCAGTCCGAAGATTACCGACTACCACAAGACGCTGGCCGAGAATGTGGAGCTCAAGGGCCAGGTGGACGAGATCCGCAAGAACGTGGCCCAGTTCAGCAGGAAGTTCCCGCTGCCCGGTCTGGAGACCCTGTAG
- the LOC6612338 gene encoding putative fatty acyl-CoA reductase CG5065 — protein sequence MTIPEAFEDQEIFVTGASGFVGKALIEKLLRSCPKLGRIYVLMRPKKGHTIEERLQLQWETRLYERLRREQPDARSKLVAIAGDVEQLGLGIGNADLERLRNVNIVYHSAASVRFDDALSTAILLNTRGTHELVKLALEWPKLKAFVHVSTTYSNPGVLEVEERVYPPLADWRTTIKLAETYDTEILDIFNLKYGNFQPNTYTFTKSLAEQVVNEYRDRLPIFIFRPSIVVSTIEEPMPGWADNFNGPTGLLVACGVGILRSQNCDPNIVADFVPADIVARTLITSVYKFMGESKTRAKDSDLYVVNCATANISPITMGEVIEIGKTFIRKNPFEKTLWLPGGGMTTCPVLHFVRFCTMHLLMAIVVDTLLRLYNEKPFLIKLQRRIFAAFSALQVFAMTEWHFQNDNFRALHDVVPVNEVSTFGFMQHANINYTEFFQHGIRGAKEFLLKESPESSSAARIRVKIFYVLDFLCRGIVYSFLLRLIFRFLVRLW from the exons ATGACCATACCGGAAGCTTTCGAGGATCAGGAAATATTCGTGACCGGCGCCTCCG GCTTCGTGGGCAAGGCACTGATCGAAAAGCTGCTGCGCTCCTGTCCAAAACTGGGCCGCATCTACGTGCTCATGCGGCCCAAGAAGGGCCACACAATTGAGGAGCGCCTGCAGCTGCAGTGGGAAACGAGGCTGTATGAACGGCTGCGCAGGGAACAGCCCGATGCCCGCTCCAAACTGGTGGCCATAGCCGGGGACGTGGAGCAGCTGGGCCTGGGCATTGGCAACGCCGATCTGGAGCGGCTGCGCAATGTCAACATTGTATACCATTCGGCGGCCAGTGTACG CTTCGATGATGCCCTGAGCACGGCCATACTACTGAATACCCGTGGCACCCACGAGCTGGTCAAGTTGGCCCTGGAGTGGCCCAAGCTGAAGGCATTCGTCCACGTGTCCACTACCTACTCGAATCCGGGAGTTCTGGAGGTGGAGGAGCGCGTCTATCCACCGTTGGCCGACTGGCGTACCACCATCAAGTTGGCGGAGACCTACGACACCGAGATCCTGGACATCTTCAATCTCAA GTATGGAAACTTTCAGCCGAACACGTACACCTTCACCAAAAGTTTGGCCGAGCAGGTGGTCAATGAGTACAGGGACAGGCTGCCCATCTTCATCTTCCGGCCCTCGATAGTGGTCTCCACCATTGAGGAACCCATGCCCGGCTGGGCGGACAACTTCAATGGACCCACGGGACTGCTGGTGGCCTGCGGCGTGGGCATATTGCGCTCCCAGAACTGTGATCCCAATATTGTGGCCGATTTCGTACCCGCCGATATTGTGGCACGCACACTGATCACCTCGGTGTACAAGTTCATGGGTGAATCGAAAACGCGGGCCAAGGACAGCGATCTGTACGTGGTCAACTGTGCCACGGCGAATATATCGCCGATCACCATGGGCGAGGTGATCGAGATCGGTAAGACGTTCATCCGCAAAAATCCCTTCGAGAAGACACTCTGGCTGCCCGGCGGCGGGATGACCACTTGTCCGGTTCTTCACTTTGTGCGC TTCTGCACCATGCACCTGCTCATGGCCATCGTGGTGGACACTTTGCTGCGTCTCTATAATGAGAAGCCCTT CCTGATAAAGCTGCAACGCCGCATTTTCGCCGCCTTCAGTGCGCTGCAAGTGTTTGCGATGACCGAGTGGCACTTTCAGAACGACAATTTCCGGGCGCTGCACGATGTAGTTCCGGTCAACGAAGT CTCCACCTTTGGCTTCATGCAGCACGCCAACATCAACTACACGGAGTTCTTCCAGCACGGAATTCGCGGCGCCAAGGAGTTCCTCTTGAAGGAGAGTCCCGAGAGCAGCAGTGCCGCCCGCATTCGCGTGAAGATCTTCTACGTGCTGGACTTTCTGTGCCGGGGCATCGTCTATAGCTTCCTGCTGCGCCTGATTTTCCGATTTCTAGTGCGACTGTGGTAA
- the LOC6612337 gene encoding modifier of mdg4 isoform X1: MATTQQYSLRWNNYLRHLTYSLDNHRLNDDFVDVSLCVDGRRIKAHKVVLSSCSSYFKEIFKENPHPHPVIIFKFIKFEDLNSIIEFMYQGEVNVQQEALQSFLQTAELLAVQGLTAEEKEKPQIPVAPLISEHKLIKTIPSTIRAVNEQQQQQQQQQQVSNVAQAQTATQTIEIPAATLLQATNASQVPSQVVAAAAAAAAAQQLQVQHQQQQHHHVQTTQIQHIQVQSAPPPQQQQQQQQQQQQQQQQQQSQQQQTTPVQTQHLTITNAVALPAASSVKKRKITFSDDDDNMYTTETVDYAVKDEQTIVKTAEMTFLRGAVKMDIPDYIVGEVDDRLSDGATPQTSQDATTAAAQNVAQYSSEYEILTESEMEEKYQADADNAEIAIEMTRLLGTASGTPGAGSGQVMEDSGGGSATTGPSTTVSVTQVKSDSKASGTNAALKPGSVTLARASKGGASASAPPAGSDEENVQFTGLAPLSCSFCSRQLKSVNALRRHIASRHSEIQGKEHECFICMKSFKTKWSLSTHNSRFHREMGCSTKGFTKIEYSDH; the protein is encoded by the exons ATGGCCACCACCCAGCAGTACTCGCTGCGGTGGAACAACTACCTGCGCCACCTCACCTACTCCCTGGACAACCACCGGCTAAACGATGACTTCGTCGACGTCAGCCTGTGCGTGGATGGACGCAGGATCAAGGCCCACAAGGTGGTGCTCTCCTCCTGCTCGTCCTACTTCAAGGAGATATTCAAGGAGAACCCACATCCGCATCCAGTCATTATATTTAAGTTCATCAAGTTCGAGGATCTCAACTCGATTATCGAGTTTATGTACCAG GGCGAAGTCAATGTGCAGCAGGAGGCGCTGCAATCGTTCCTGCAAACGGCCGAGCTGCTGGCCGTTCAAGGACTCACCGCcgaggagaaggagaagccgCAGATCCCGGTGGCGCCGCTGATCAGCGAGCACAAGCTGATCAAGACCATACCGAGCACCATACGCGCGGTcaacgagcagcagcagcaacagcagcagcagcagcaggtgtCCAATGTGGCCCAGGCGCAGACAGCTACGCAAACCATCGAAATACCCGCGGCCACGTTGCTGCAGGCCACCAACGCCAGCCAGGTGCCATCGCAGGTGgtcgcagcagccgcagcagctgcagcggcacAGCAGCTGCAGGTCcagcatcaacagcagcagcatcaccaTGTACAAACCACCCAGATTCAGCACATCCAAGTGCAATCGGCACCGCCcccgcaacagcagcaacagcaacagcagcagcagcaacaacaacagcagcagcagcaatcacagcagcagcaaacgaCGCCAGTGCAGACGCAACACCTGACCATCACCAATGCGGTGGCCCTGCCGGCGGCCAGTTCGGTTAAGAAGCGGAAGATCACGTTCTCGGACGACGACGATAACATGTACACCACCGAAACCGTTGACTACGCCGTCAAGGATGAGCAGACCATAGTGAAAA CTGCCGAGATGACTTTCCTGCGCGGCGCCGTCAAAATGGACATACCCGATTACATTGTCGGCGAGGTGGATGACCGCCTGTCGGATGGAGCAACGCCGCAAACGTCGCAGGATGCCACCACCGCAGCGGCGCAGAACGTGGCGCAGTACTCATCCGAGTACGAGATACTCACCGAGTCCGAAATGGAGGAGAAGTACCAGGCGGATGCGGACAACGCCGAAATTGCCATTGAGATGA CCCGATTGCTGGGCACCGCCAGCGGGACGCCGGGTGCGGGTTCCGGCCAAGTGATGGAGGATTCGGGTGGCGGCAGCGCGACGACTGGTCCCTCGACAACGGTGTCTGTGACGCAGGTCAAATCGGACAGCAAGGCCAGTGGGACGAACG CCGCTTTGAAGCCAGGATCCGTGACGCTTGCCAGAGCGTCCAAGGGCGGAGCAAGTGCATCAGCGCCACCTGCTGGCAGCGATGAGGAGAACGTCCAGTTCACCGGCCTCGCACCGCTGAGCTGCAGCTTCTGCAGCAGGCAGCTGAAGTCGGTGAACGCGCTGCGGCGACACATCGCCTCCAGGCACTCGGAGATCCAGGGCAAGGAGCACGAGTGCTTCATCTGCATGAAGAGCTTCAAGACGAAGTGGTCCCTGTCCACACACAACTCGCGCTTCCATCGCGAGATGGGCTGCTCGACCAAGGGATTCACCAAGATCGAGTACAGCGATCACTGA
- the LOC6612337 gene encoding modifier of mdg4 isoform X2, giving the protein MATTQQYSLRWNNYLRHLTYSLDNHRLNDDFVDVSLCVDGRRIKAHKVVLSSCSSYFKEIFKENPHPHPVIIFKFIKFEDLNSIIEFMYQGEVNVQQEALQSFLQTAELLAVQGLTAEEKEKPQIPVAPLISEHKLIKTIPSTIRAVNEQQQQQQQQQQVSNVAQAQTATQTIEIPAATLLQATNASQVPSQVVAAAAAAAAAQQLQVQHQQQQHHHVQTTQIQHIQVQSAPPPQQQQQQQQQQQQQQQQQQSQQQQTTPVQTQHLTITNAVALPAASSVKKRKITFSDDDDNMYTTETVDYAVKDEQTIVKTAEMTFLRGAVKMDIPDYIVGEVDDRLSDGATPQTSQDATTAAAQNVAQYSSEYEILTESEMEEKYQADADNAEIAIEMTRLLGTASGTPGAGSGQVMEDSGGGSATTGPSTTVSVTQVKSDSKASGTNDSPNNKWTECQFCKMVITTVNLWRHIRTQHTPQPPRKCDMCNKNFKNKYSLREHIRISHEQKVAIKTEN; this is encoded by the exons ATGGCCACCACCCAGCAGTACTCGCTGCGGTGGAACAACTACCTGCGCCACCTCACCTACTCCCTGGACAACCACCGGCTAAACGATGACTTCGTCGACGTCAGCCTGTGCGTGGATGGACGCAGGATCAAGGCCCACAAGGTGGTGCTCTCCTCCTGCTCGTCCTACTTCAAGGAGATATTCAAGGAGAACCCACATCCGCATCCAGTCATTATATTTAAGTTCATCAAGTTCGAGGATCTCAACTCGATTATCGAGTTTATGTACCAG GGCGAAGTCAATGTGCAGCAGGAGGCGCTGCAATCGTTCCTGCAAACGGCCGAGCTGCTGGCCGTTCAAGGACTCACCGCcgaggagaaggagaagccgCAGATCCCGGTGGCGCCGCTGATCAGCGAGCACAAGCTGATCAAGACCATACCGAGCACCATACGCGCGGTcaacgagcagcagcagcaacagcagcagcagcagcaggtgtCCAATGTGGCCCAGGCGCAGACAGCTACGCAAACCATCGAAATACCCGCGGCCACGTTGCTGCAGGCCACCAACGCCAGCCAGGTGCCATCGCAGGTGgtcgcagcagccgcagcagctgcagcggcacAGCAGCTGCAGGTCcagcatcaacagcagcagcatcaccaTGTACAAACCACCCAGATTCAGCACATCCAAGTGCAATCGGCACCGCCcccgcaacagcagcaacagcaacagcagcagcagcaacaacaacagcagcagcagcaatcacagcagcagcaaacgaCGCCAGTGCAGACGCAACACCTGACCATCACCAATGCGGTGGCCCTGCCGGCGGCCAGTTCGGTTAAGAAGCGGAAGATCACGTTCTCGGACGACGACGATAACATGTACACCACCGAAACCGTTGACTACGCCGTCAAGGATGAGCAGACCATAGTGAAAA CTGCCGAGATGACTTTCCTGCGCGGCGCCGTCAAAATGGACATACCCGATTACATTGTCGGCGAGGTGGATGACCGCCTGTCGGATGGAGCAACGCCGCAAACGTCGCAGGATGCCACCACCGCAGCGGCGCAGAACGTGGCGCAGTACTCATCCGAGTACGAGATACTCACCGAGTCCGAAATGGAGGAGAAGTACCAGGCGGATGCGGACAACGCCGAAATTGCCATTGAGATGA CCCGATTGCTGGGCACCGCCAGCGGGACGCCGGGTGCGGGTTCCGGCCAAGTGATGGAGGATTCGGGTGGCGGCAGCGCGACGACTGGTCCCTCGACAACGGTGTCTGTGACGCAGGTCAAATCGGACAGCAAGGCCAGTGGGACGAACG ATTCGCCCAATAATAAGTGGACAGAATGTCAGTTTTGCAAAATGGTTATAACCACGGTTAATCTTTGGAGACATATTCGCACCCAACACACCCCACAGCCGCCGCGCAAATGCGACATGTGTAATAAGAATTTTAAGAACAAGTACAGCCTGCGGGAGCACATACGCATCTCGCACGAGCAGAAGGTGGCCATCAAGACGGAGAACTGA